Part of the bacterium genome is shown below.
TTTCCCGTCATCAAGTAACGTAAACAGGTTTCTTTATCAGAAGGCTTACCCAACTGGAAAGGCTGCTGGCTATTTAAGCAAATTCTGGGCAGATAAACTTGGACTCACATCAGGCGTACCTGTTAGCGTTGGGGCTCTTGACGCTCACATTGGAGCTGTAGGAGCAGGAGTAAAACAAGGGGTTCTTGTCAAAGTTATAGGTACCTCTGCTTGCGATATGACAATTATGCCAAAATCTAAAGCAATTAAAAATATACCTGGTATCTGCGGAACTGTTTCAGACTCTATAGTTCCAGGTTTTACAGGTATTGAAGCAGGTCAAGCGGCAGTAGGAGATATTTTTAACTGGTTTGTAAAAAACTTTGTGAAAGATACAGAAATAGACCATAACTGGTTATCCCACCGGGCTTCAAAATTAAAACCAGGTGAAACAGGACTTATATCTTTAGATTGGCACAATGGCAACAGAAATATACTTGCGGATCAAAGACTTACAGGAGTTGTATTAGGGCTTACACTAAATACAAAACCCGAAGAGATTTATAAAACTTTAATCGAAGCAACAGGATTCGGAGCAAAAATAATAATAGAACAGTTCGAAAAATACGGTGTGCCAATAAAAACTATTGTTGCAACAGGTGGTATTCCTGACAAAAACCCGCTATTGATGCAGATATACGCAGATATTACTGGCAGAACCCTCAAAATAGCAGATTCTGCTCAAACCTGTGCTCTGGGGGCTGCTATTTTTGGTGCAGTCGTAGCTACAAAAGATAAAGGTGGGTTTAAGGATGTTGAAACAGCCCAGAAAAAGATATGCAGGTTCAAAAATATAGAATATAAACCTATAAAAGAAAATAGAGTAATCTATAATAAAATTTACCACATATACAGAGAACTCCATAACTCTTTTGGAATAAAAACAGAGAGCAGGAACCTCTACTCTGTTATGAAAGAACTTTTAGAGATACAACATAAAGTAAAAAATATGAAACGGTAGTTAAGAACCTTCTTAAGTTGAACTTATGGAAACTCTGGTTATGATTAACTCAATACAGACTGAAACCCATAGCCGTATACCTTCAGGGCGCATTTATTTACTAACAGTTTGATGTAAAACTTTAAAAGCCCTCCTCCTACGCTACAATACAAGCTTCGGCGAGATTGCCACGCTAAGAAACCCCTCCTACGCCAAGGCTTCGGCGGGTAAAGCTCGCAAGATAAACTACAAAAGACGGAATGGGGGGGTAACGT
Proteins encoded:
- a CDS encoding ribulokinase; amino-acid sequence: MYTLGIDFGTNSVRCIILNLENGVIQSASTYEYPSGVNGVITDEKNSYLARQNPLDYLISLENVVINAIKEATKDKLFSPDKVIGIGIDATGSTPLPVDKNLNPLSFLKEFQNNKNCMAYLWKDHTSTEEAEEITSVASKIRPQYLLNIGGAYSSEWFFSKLLHFYRVDKKAYEAASGFIELCDYIPAILCGKKHLSEVVRSICAAGHKAMYNAEWGGLPDSQFLAKIFPSSSNVNRFLYQKAYPTGKAAGYLSKFWADKLGLTSGVPVSVGALDAHIGAVGAGVKQGVLVKVIGTSACDMTIMPKSKAIKNIPGICGTVSDSIVPGFTGIEAGQAAVGDIFNWFVKNFVKDTEIDHNWLSHRASKLKPGETGLISLDWHNGNRNILADQRLTGVVLGLTLNTKPEEIYKTLIEATGFGAKIIIEQFEKYGVPIKTIVATGGIPDKNPLLMQIYADITGRTLKIADSAQTCALGAAIFGAVVATKDKGGFKDVETAQKKICRFKNIEYKPIKENRVIYNKIYHIYRELHNSFGIKTESRNLYSVMKELLEIQHKVKNMKR